From a single Sporosarcina oncorhynchi genomic region:
- the accC gene encoding acetyl-CoA carboxylase biotin carboxylase subunit: protein MKKVLIANRGEIAVRIIRACKEMDIETVAVYSEADREALHVELADEAYCIGPTLSRDSYLNFSNIISVAKLTGCDGIHPGYGFLAENASFAELCEEVNIEFIGPTADAISRMGTKDVARETMKQAGVPIVPGSEGIVADEVEGLEVAKQIGFPVIIKATAGGGGKGIRVALNEEELIKGIKITQKEAAAAFGNPGVYLEKYIEVFRHVEVQVLADKHGNTIHLGERDCSIQRRMQKLVEEAPSPALTPKLREEMGKAAVKAAEAVNYRGAGTVEFIFDHINQKFYFMEMNTRIQVEHPVTEMITGIDLIKEQLKVASGEKLAYRQKDIKINGFSIECRINAENPSKNFMPSPGEVTMYMPPGGFGVRVDSAVYTGYTIPPFYDSMVAKLIVHADTREEAVARMKRALGEFIIEGVHTTVPFHLNLMDHEVFKSGDFDTKFLEKYTVM, encoded by the coding sequence ATGAAAAAGGTATTAATAGCAAACAGGGGCGAAATTGCTGTTCGAATTATCCGGGCATGTAAAGAGATGGATATCGAAACAGTCGCTGTCTATTCTGAAGCAGACCGAGAAGCATTGCATGTGGAGCTAGCCGATGAAGCGTATTGCATCGGTCCGACTTTATCAAGAGACAGCTATTTAAATTTCTCGAATATTATTAGTGTAGCAAAGCTGACAGGATGCGACGGGATCCACCCGGGATACGGTTTCCTTGCTGAAAATGCAAGCTTTGCAGAACTTTGTGAAGAAGTAAATATCGAATTCATCGGACCAACAGCGGATGCAATTTCCCGAATGGGAACAAAGGACGTTGCCAGAGAAACGATGAAACAGGCAGGTGTGCCAATCGTACCGGGATCTGAGGGCATTGTTGCTGATGAAGTGGAAGGACTTGAAGTTGCAAAACAAATCGGATTTCCAGTTATCATCAAAGCGACAGCTGGCGGTGGCGGTAAAGGAATCCGGGTTGCTTTGAATGAAGAGGAACTTATTAAAGGGATCAAGATCACTCAGAAAGAGGCTGCCGCCGCATTCGGAAATCCGGGTGTCTACCTCGAAAAATACATTGAAGTGTTCCGTCATGTTGAAGTTCAGGTGCTTGCTGATAAACACGGGAATACAATCCATCTTGGCGAACGGGATTGCTCGATTCAAAGACGAATGCAGAAACTAGTTGAAGAGGCTCCTTCTCCTGCGCTTACACCAAAATTGCGTGAAGAGATGGGGAAAGCTGCTGTCAAAGCTGCTGAGGCCGTTAATTATCGTGGAGCAGGAACCGTGGAATTCATTTTCGATCATATCAATCAAAAATTCTACTTCATGGAAATGAACACGCGTATTCAGGTCGAACACCCTGTTACAGAAATGATAACCGGCATTGATCTTATTAAAGAACAATTGAAAGTGGCTTCGGGCGAAAAATTGGCATATCGCCAAAAAGATATAAAAATTAATGGTTTCTCGATTGAATGCCGAATCAATGCGGAAAATCCTTCGAAAAACTTCATGCCTTCACCAGGAGAAGTAACGATGTACATGCCGCCGGGCGGCTTTGGCGTACGAGTGGATTCGGCTGTTTACACAGGCTATACAATCCCACCGTTCTATGATTCAATGGTTGCCAAACTAATCGTTCACGCAGATACGCGTGAAGAAGCGGTAGCACGTATGAAACGTGCACTTGGCGAGTTTATCATCGAAGGCGTCCATACGACTGTTCCTTTCCATCTCAATCTGATGGATCACGAGGTCTTCAAATCAGGCGACTTTGATACAAAGTTTCTTGAAAAATACACCGTGATGTAA
- a CDS encoding Asp23/Gls24 family envelope stress response protein — protein sequence MADKTNASFAGMSSKGDAVLGRVQLAPEVLEVIIGIATNEVDGVATTKGNFATGVAEKFGKVFHGKGVKTDWVEDQLLVDVFCVVQYGYSIPTVALEIQKQIRHAIFNMTSLDTKEVNVHITGIDFDTTAELE from the coding sequence ATGGCAGACAAAACAAATGCTTCATTCGCTGGAATGAGTTCTAAAGGTGACGCTGTTTTAGGTCGGGTCCAGCTTGCTCCTGAAGTGCTTGAAGTTATTATCGGTATCGCGACAAATGAAGTCGATGGTGTCGCTACGACGAAAGGCAACTTCGCTACAGGAGTAGCTGAGAAATTCGGCAAAGTGTTTCACGGAAAAGGTGTTAAAACGGATTGGGTGGAAGACCAACTTCTCGTTGATGTGTTCTGCGTCGTTCAATACGGCTACTCAATACCTACAGTAGCGTTGGAAATCCAGAAACAGATTCGTCATGCAATCTTCAATATGACATCACTAGACACAAAAGAAGTGAATGTTCATATTACAGGAATCGATTTTGATACAACAGCAGAACTAGAATGA
- the nusB gene encoding transcription antitermination factor NusB codes for MKRREAREKAVQTLFQMDNSEMTLEEAITYIMDGPIDPFYESLVKGTIENRDEVDKVLIGKLENWSLDRLPKIERTVLRIAVYELLFQEEVPHRVILNEAIELCKHFGDEKSGRFVNGVLSKFAEEK; via the coding sequence ATGAAACGAAGAGAAGCGCGTGAAAAAGCGGTGCAAACCCTTTTTCAGATGGACAACTCAGAAATGACACTGGAAGAAGCCATCACATATATTATGGACGGACCGATCGACCCTTTTTATGAATCACTTGTAAAAGGGACAATTGAAAACCGTGATGAGGTCGACAAAGTACTAATTGGTAAACTTGAGAACTGGTCTTTGGATCGCCTTCCAAAGATTGAAAGGACGGTCCTACGAATCGCTGTATATGAACTTCTTTTTCAGGAGGAAGTGCCACACAGAGTTATTTTAAACGAAGCAATTGAGCTGTGTAAGCATTTCGGTGATGAAAAGTCCGGGCGTTTTGTGAATGGTGTTCTATCTAAATTCGCAGAAGAAAAATAA
- the folD gene encoding bifunctional methylenetetrahydrofolate dehydrogenase/methenyltetrahydrofolate cyclohydrolase FolD, whose protein sequence is MTAKVISGVEIGKEIREEIKSGVNKLIESGCKPGLAVILVGEDPASQTYVKNKNKSTIEAGMKSEQIKLPATITEEELLKHVDNLNNDDSIHGILVQLPLPSHIDEDLVIKSISPDKDVDGFHPQNVGKMMIGQETFLPCTPHGIMEMLERSGIEIAGKHAVVIGRSNIVGKPMGQLLLQKDATVTYCHSKTKDLASFTKQADILIAAIGKAKFVTKEHVKDGAVIIDVGMNRDENGKLCGDVDYDSVKEIASAITPVPGGVGPMTITMLLKNTLQSAEIAKRIEKCN, encoded by the coding sequence ATGACTGCAAAAGTAATCAGTGGTGTTGAAATCGGTAAGGAAATCAGAGAAGAGATTAAGAGCGGCGTAAACAAGTTGATTGAGTCAGGCTGTAAACCGGGGTTGGCTGTCATTCTTGTCGGGGAAGATCCTGCATCCCAGACGTATGTGAAAAACAAAAACAAATCAACTATTGAAGCAGGTATGAAATCAGAACAAATCAAATTGCCGGCAACGATTACAGAAGAAGAACTGTTGAAGCATGTAGATAACCTCAACAACGACGACTCAATCCATGGGATTCTTGTGCAGTTGCCGTTGCCATCACATATTGACGAAGATCTTGTCATCAAATCCATTTCACCCGACAAAGATGTTGACGGATTCCATCCACAAAACGTCGGTAAAATGATGATCGGACAAGAGACATTTCTTCCTTGTACCCCCCATGGCATAATGGAAATGTTGGAACGTAGCGGAATTGAGATAGCCGGCAAGCATGCAGTAGTCATCGGTAGAAGCAATATAGTCGGTAAGCCGATGGGCCAATTATTGTTGCAAAAAGATGCGACGGTTACATATTGTCATTCCAAAACAAAAGATCTCGCTTCATTTACGAAGCAGGCGGATATTCTCATCGCGGCAATCGGTAAAGCGAAATTTGTGACAAAAGAGCATGTGAAAGACGGCGCGGTAATTATCGACGTCGGTATGAATCGAGATGAAAATGGTAAACTATGTGGGGATGTTGACTATGACAGCGTGAAAGAAATTGCTTCTGCCATAACGCCAGTTCCCGGCGGAGTAGGTCCCATGACAATCACGATGCTGTTAAAGAATACATTGCAAAGCGCTGAAATTGCTAAACGTATTGAAAAATGTAATTGA
- the xseA gene encoding exodeoxyribonuclease VII large subunit — protein MDGNNYLSVNSLTKYIRRKFDADPYLRNVFVKGELSNVKIHPSGHIYFTLKDDKSRIQSAMFRTAAKDLKFKPEEGMNVLITGDVNVYEASGQYQLYVQSMQPDGVGALYLAYEQLKNELAKEGLFDARWKQSLPVLPRTIGVITAQSGAALRDICSTIQRRYPLASIVLFPAIVQGPQAAPSIVRSIEQASSYGSLDVLIIGRGGGSIEDLWAFNEETVARAIFSCKIPIISAVGHETDTTIADFVSDRRAPTPTAAAELAVPSREELFERILDRKRSIYKSFSNQIKHERKRLQHFQQSYPLQFPERLYRPFTERLSGLSDRLVRNKSELTVNRKAEHERLQRMLLFYSPEQKIKDGTKNASLLTERLTRSILQELRTKKDRFETSIRMLKALNPLDIMDRGFSIVYKDGNVSNSIEDFITGEQIQVRVQDGVLDAEIKSIRTNVVVSKFL, from the coding sequence ATGGATGGCAACAATTACTTATCTGTAAACTCGCTAACGAAATACATAAGAAGAAAATTTGATGCCGATCCCTATTTACGGAATGTTTTTGTAAAAGGGGAACTTTCGAATGTCAAAATACATCCGAGCGGTCATATTTACTTCACATTGAAAGATGATAAGAGCAGAATCCAATCTGCAATGTTCAGAACAGCAGCAAAGGATTTGAAGTTCAAGCCCGAAGAGGGAATGAATGTCCTCATAACAGGGGATGTGAATGTATATGAGGCAAGCGGACAATACCAATTATATGTGCAATCGATGCAGCCTGATGGTGTTGGGGCGCTCTATCTTGCATATGAACAACTAAAAAATGAATTGGCAAAAGAAGGTCTGTTCGATGCACGTTGGAAGCAGTCCTTGCCAGTCCTCCCGCGGACAATCGGTGTCATCACTGCACAATCTGGCGCCGCTTTACGTGATATTTGTTCAACAATCCAGCGACGCTATCCTTTGGCTTCAATTGTGCTGTTCCCTGCAATTGTCCAAGGTCCGCAAGCTGCGCCCTCTATCGTTCGTTCAATAGAACAGGCATCTTCATATGGTTCACTTGACGTTCTCATTATCGGAAGAGGCGGCGGATCTATCGAAGATCTATGGGCTTTTAATGAAGAGACTGTCGCTAGGGCCATCTTTTCATGTAAAATACCGATTATTAGTGCTGTAGGTCATGAAACAGACACGACAATAGCAGACTTTGTATCTGATAGGAGAGCACCTACCCCTACAGCGGCAGCAGAACTTGCTGTCCCTTCTAGGGAGGAATTATTTGAACGAATTCTGGACAGAAAACGTTCCATATACAAGTCTTTCTCCAATCAGATTAAACATGAAAGAAAAAGATTACAACATTTTCAGCAATCCTATCCCTTGCAATTTCCTGAAAGACTCTATCGTCCATTTACAGAACGATTGAGTGGACTCAGTGATCGTCTTGTCAGAAACAAAAGTGAACTGACTGTGAACCGAAAGGCCGAACATGAACGTTTGCAACGTATGCTTCTCTTTTATTCGCCTGAACAAAAGATTAAAGATGGAACAAAAAATGCATCCTTGTTAACAGAAAGATTGACACGATCTATCCTACAGGAGTTGCGCACAAAAAAAGACCGATTCGAAACTTCAATTCGAATGTTAAAAGCGCTTAATCCATTGGATATTATGGATCGTGGATTTTCCATCGTCTATAAAGATGGAAATGTCTCAAACTCCATTGAAGATTTTATAACAGGTGAACAGATTCAAGTACGTGTCCAGGACGGAGTGTTGGATGCAGAAATCAAATCCATCAGAACGAATGTGGTAGTGTCAAAATTTCTATGA
- a CDS encoding DDE-type integrase/transposase/recombinase, protein MYPQLLAYLLQYIKYQHTIIITLLTVVLGKAVGSVRPDEPVDKPYRKLQIDELPVLEKLEKLSFQDLLDDYFKAHGKSLKPVQRRKNAKSSVPEKLCCPRCSAPSSYLYANNGDKGQFQCKVCGCLFNKQSRYLKEAILKCPHCLKTLEKVKERKDFDVFKCKNNDCSYYQKKLRQMTQAEKKRFKEDPQAFKVRYIYRQFQFDFKPMADASPVQPKVDLSRIYVSSHTLGLILTYHVNYGISARKTAALMRDVHNVHISHQSVLNYMNSVALTVKPFVDNFPYELSDQFCGDETYIRVNGRWHYIFFFFDAAKKVILSYRTSPNRDTFSAIRALDDMFRKMKTIPENLNIVVDGNPIYLLAQQFFAQHDIHFDVTRVIGLTNEDPVSTEYRPLKQIIERLNRTFKGNYRATHGFGSEDGSVSHVTLFVAYFNFLRPHSSLEGRVPVIVPELKEMPHMPARWTKLIELSQQWLTENAS, encoded by the coding sequence TTGTACCCTCAATTATTAGCTTATTTACTTCAATATATCAAGTACCAGCACACAATTATTATTACGTTACTTACGGTAGTGCTTGGAAAGGCCGTCGGGAGTGTGCGGCCCGATGAGCCTGTAGACAAGCCTTATCGAAAACTTCAGATTGATGAGCTTCCCGTTCTGGAGAAACTCGAGAAGCTGTCCTTTCAGGACTTATTGGATGATTATTTTAAAGCCCATGGGAAGTCTCTAAAACCCGTCCAGCGACGAAAGAATGCCAAATCGAGCGTTCCTGAAAAGCTGTGCTGTCCGCGGTGTAGTGCTCCATCCAGCTACCTGTATGCGAACAACGGAGACAAAGGGCAATTCCAATGTAAAGTCTGCGGATGCCTCTTTAATAAACAAAGCCGGTATCTGAAGGAAGCCATCCTCAAATGTCCCCACTGCTTAAAAACACTTGAAAAAGTAAAAGAACGAAAGGACTTCGACGTTTTCAAATGTAAGAACAATGACTGTTCCTATTACCAAAAGAAGTTGCGCCAAATGACACAAGCAGAAAAGAAACGATTCAAGGAAGATCCCCAGGCCTTCAAAGTTCGGTATATTTACCGTCAGTTTCAATTCGATTTCAAACCGATGGCAGATGCGTCCCCGGTTCAACCTAAGGTGGATCTCTCCAGGATCTATGTGTCTTCACACACACTCGGGCTCATTCTTACGTACCACGTAAACTATGGCATCTCCGCACGGAAGACCGCAGCGCTGATGAGAGACGTTCATAACGTGCATATTTCTCATCAAAGTGTGCTGAACTACATGAACAGTGTTGCGTTGACGGTGAAGCCTTTTGTGGATAATTTCCCGTACGAGTTGTCTGATCAGTTCTGTGGGGATGAAACCTACATCCGTGTAAACGGGCGCTGGCATTACATCTTCTTCTTTTTCGATGCCGCTAAGAAGGTCATCCTGTCCTATCGGACTTCACCGAATCGGGACACCTTTTCAGCGATTCGCGCCCTGGATGATATGTTCAGGAAGATGAAGACCATTCCAGAGAACTTGAACATCGTGGTGGACGGAAACCCTATCTACCTGTTGGCCCAACAATTCTTTGCGCAACACGATATCCATTTTGATGTGACACGTGTAATCGGGCTGACAAACGAAGACCCTGTGTCAACTGAATATCGTCCATTGAAGCAAATCATCGAGCGTTTGAACCGGACATTTAAAGGGAACTACCGCGCCACCCATGGCTTTGGTTCCGAAGATGGATCGGTTTCTCACGTGACGCTGTTTGTCGCGTACTTCAACTTTCTCCGTCCTCATTCATCCTTGGAAGGCCGGGTACCTGTGATTGTCCCAGAATTGAAGGAAATGCCTCACATGCCCGCTCGATGGACGAAACTGATTGAACTATCGCAACAGTGGCTGACCGAGAATGCCAGCTGA
- the xseB gene encoding exodeoxyribonuclease VII small subunit gives MSNEELRFEEAMSKLEDVVQKLESGDVPLEEAINLYKQGMELSAYCHGKLQDAEKQLITIIDKDGESTSFDPSKGSAPNE, from the coding sequence ATGAGTAACGAAGAACTTCGATTTGAAGAAGCAATGTCAAAATTGGAAGATGTCGTCCAAAAGTTGGAATCAGGTGATGTCCCACTAGAAGAAGCCATTAATCTATATAAACAAGGAATGGAACTCTCGGCCTACTGTCACGGAAAATTGCAAGACGCAGAAAAACAACTTATTACAATTATTGATAAGGATGGTGAATCGACTTCATTCGATCCATCAAAAGGTAGCGCGCCCAATGAATAA
- a CDS encoding polyprenyl synthetase family protein has product MNKQLQSFIEENVPKIDAEMHRLIQLENPTTNLKESMLYSVDAGGKRIRPLLVLAVLEDFMKTSEDALKVACAVELIHTYSLIHDDLPCMDDDDYRRGKLTNHKVFGDATAVLAGDALQTLAFTILASLEEVDAKKAIQLVGLLAEASGAKGMVGGQVLDMEGEKSTLTLDQLEEVHLHKTGALLSFCIEAGAILADASEEETAALRQYSKNIGLAFQIKDDILDVTSTTEQLGKPANSDMASEKSTYPSLLGLDGAKQQLQKYHENALESLSFLKRESSLLKLFADYIVQRNI; this is encoded by the coding sequence ATGAATAAACAATTGCAATCATTCATAGAGGAAAACGTTCCGAAAATCGATGCGGAAATGCATCGGCTAATTCAATTAGAAAACCCTACAACAAATCTTAAAGAGTCCATGTTGTATTCTGTAGATGCTGGAGGGAAGAGAATTCGACCACTTCTTGTTTTGGCGGTTCTTGAAGATTTTATGAAAACATCGGAGGATGCATTAAAAGTAGCATGTGCAGTCGAGCTTATTCATACATACTCTCTTATTCATGATGATCTTCCTTGCATGGATGACGATGATTATAGAAGGGGTAAGTTGACGAATCATAAAGTATTTGGGGACGCGACCGCAGTTCTTGCCGGAGACGCGCTTCAAACACTAGCTTTCACCATTTTGGCGTCTCTTGAAGAAGTCGATGCAAAAAAAGCTATTCAATTGGTTGGTCTTTTAGCTGAAGCTTCAGGTGCGAAAGGAATGGTTGGAGGGCAAGTGCTCGATATGGAAGGTGAAAAGAGTACCTTGACGTTGGATCAGCTAGAAGAAGTACATTTACACAAAACAGGAGCGTTGCTCTCATTTTGTATTGAAGCGGGTGCGATTTTAGCAGATGCGAGTGAAGAAGAAACAGCAGCTCTACGTCAATATTCAAAAAATATTGGTCTTGCTTTTCAAATCAAAGACGACATATTAGATGTGACTTCCACGACAGAACAGCTTGGAAAACCTGCAAATAGTGATATGGCCAGTGAAAAATCGACATATCCTTCTCTACTGGGACTTGATGGAGCTAAACAGCAACTCCAAAAATATCATGAGAATGCTTTGGAAAGCTTGTCTTTCCTGAAAAGAGAAAGCTCTTTGCTGAAACTTTTCGCAGATTACATCGTCCAAAGAAATATCTGA
- the dxs gene encoding 1-deoxy-D-xylulose-5-phosphate synthase, which produces MDLTQITNPSFIKNLTKEQLTELAAEIRKFLIENLSTTGGHIGPNLGVVELTIMMHKLFDSPQDKFIWDVGHQAYVHKILTGRAGQFDTLRKYKGLSGFPKMAESEHDVWETGHSSTSLSAAMGMALARDMQGASNYVLPVIGDGALTGGMALEALNHIGHQKTNMIVILNDNEMSIAPNVGALHTVLGKLRTAGKYNSAKDELEYILKKIPAVGGKVAAAAERVKDSLKYLLVSGVFFEELGFTYLGPIDGHDFNDLERNLLYAKKMEGPVLLHVITKKGKGYRPAEDDKIGTWHGTGPYKIETGDFVKSPTTAPSWSGLVAETVRKLAREDKRIAAITPAMPVGSKLESFAAEFPERFFDVGIAEQHAATMAGGLATQGMKPFLAIYSTFLQRAYDQMLHDITRQKLNVFIGIDRAGLVGADGETHQGVFDIAFLRHMPNLVIMMPKDENEGQHMVKTAIEYNDGPIAMRYPRGNGLGVVMDEELHTIPIGTWEVLKEGTDGTILTFGTTIPMALEAAEILSEKGRHIKVINARFIKPLDTDMLDLLFTSGKPIVTLEEAVLAGGFGSGVLEYAEEKAITDITIKRIGIPDEFIEHGSVDKLLEEIHLTTEQVVMTMEEAINIQPSVKKESV; this is translated from the coding sequence ATGGATCTCACTCAGATTACCAATCCGTCTTTTATTAAAAACTTGACTAAAGAACAGTTGACGGAATTGGCGGCGGAAATCAGGAAGTTTCTTATTGAAAATCTTTCGACAACAGGAGGGCATATCGGTCCGAACCTTGGAGTCGTCGAATTGACGATCATGATGCATAAACTGTTTGACAGTCCACAGGATAAATTTATCTGGGATGTCGGGCATCAGGCGTATGTACACAAAATCCTGACAGGACGTGCGGGCCAGTTTGATACCTTGAGGAAATATAAAGGTTTGAGCGGTTTCCCGAAAATGGCAGAAAGTGAACATGACGTCTGGGAAACAGGTCATAGTTCCACTTCACTTTCCGCTGCGATGGGAATGGCGCTTGCGAGAGATATGCAGGGCGCTTCAAATTATGTATTGCCGGTTATTGGTGACGGGGCATTAACAGGTGGAATGGCTTTGGAGGCACTTAATCATATTGGCCATCAGAAAACCAATATGATTGTTATACTTAATGACAATGAAATGTCGATTGCACCTAATGTTGGAGCACTTCACACTGTTCTTGGCAAGTTACGGACTGCAGGGAAATATAACAGTGCGAAAGACGAATTGGAATATATATTAAAAAAGATTCCGGCAGTAGGCGGTAAAGTAGCAGCAGCTGCTGAACGCGTAAAGGATAGTTTGAAGTATCTTCTGGTTTCGGGAGTGTTTTTCGAAGAGCTCGGTTTTACGTATCTTGGACCGATTGACGGCCATGACTTCAATGATCTGGAACGAAATCTTTTGTACGCAAAAAAGATGGAAGGACCTGTATTACTACACGTAATTACGAAAAAAGGTAAAGGATACAGACCTGCCGAAGATGATAAAATTGGGACTTGGCATGGAACGGGTCCTTATAAAATTGAAACAGGTGATTTTGTGAAATCACCGACTACGGCTCCTTCATGGAGTGGTTTGGTTGCGGAAACAGTAAGGAAGCTTGCACGTGAAGATAAACGAATCGCAGCAATTACACCGGCAATGCCCGTAGGCTCCAAATTGGAATCGTTTGCAGCAGAGTTTCCGGAACGCTTTTTTGATGTAGGTATCGCTGAACAGCATGCTGCAACAATGGCAGGTGGATTAGCAACACAAGGGATGAAGCCATTCCTTGCGATCTATTCTACATTTCTTCAACGAGCCTATGATCAAATGTTGCATGACATCACGAGACAAAAATTGAATGTCTTCATCGGAATCGATCGTGCAGGACTGGTCGGAGCAGACGGTGAGACACATCAAGGTGTCTTTGATATCGCATTTTTACGTCATATGCCTAACCTTGTCATTATGATGCCAAAAGATGAGAATGAAGGTCAACATATGGTGAAGACGGCTATTGAATACAATGATGGACCTATCGCGATGCGTTATCCAAGAGGAAATGGTTTAGGTGTCGTTATGGACGAAGAACTTCATACCATTCCTATCGGTACATGGGAAGTGCTTAAAGAAGGTACAGATGGAACAATTCTTACTTTTGGAACGACAATTCCAATGGCACTAGAAGCAGCCGAAATTTTGTCCGAAAAAGGAAGACATATAAAAGTAATTAATGCGCGTTTCATCAAGCCACTTGACACGGATATGCTCGACCTGCTCTTCACGTCAGGCAAACCGATTGTGACACTTGAAGAAGCTGTGTTAGCAGGTGGTTTCGGCAGTGGAGTACTTGAATATGCCGAAGAGAAGGCGATTACGGATATAACGATTAAACGCATCGGAATCCCCGATGAATTCATCGAACATGGAAGCGTTGACAAACTACTCGAAGAAATTCATTTGACGACTGAGCAAGTCGTGATGACGATGGAAGAGGCCATTAACATACAGCCCTCTGTCAAA